CCTGGCGGTACAGGAGCAATAACTCCTAGGGTCACGTGGCCTAGCCATTGCAGCATCCCCAGGAGGGagagcagcagagatgggaatcAATCCTGGGTCTTCCAGAGGGCAGTCCAGAGCAGTAACTTCCCTACCACCAGCAACTTAAAAGAAGGACTTGAATTAGGCAAACAAGCAAGTCAGTCCCTTTTAACTGGAGAAGACAATGGGATGTAAGACAAATGTCTTTCAAAAGAACTTTCCTCCTCTGCAGGTCATTTTCTTGGTGTGTGCCTACATCACAGTGTATATGATCTATGTGAAGTTCCAGAAAACATTTGACAGAGAGCATGACTCCTTCCGTCTGGAATTCCTCTTGGTCCCTGTCACAGGCTTGTCATTTCTGGAGAACCACAGCTTTACCCCCTTAGAGGTAAGGAAGTATAAAAATGGAAGagacaggagggggaaaaaagaaggtGATAACCACTTAGTGAAAACTAGTTGGGATTTAGCATGATCAATGGAGCATGGAAGTAAATTTTGTGAAGAAAGGGGCCAGACTGGCAGTCTTTGGAGACAGACTCTTTGACAGACAAGACAAACAGCTGTTCAAGTTCCTGCAGCCTCATCTCACTCATGGCTCAGTCCTGACCTGGAGGTGCTACACCTATAGGTTCATTCTCCAGGACTCAATCCAATTTTCGGTCTTTCAGCTATTACTACTAACAAGGAAACCAACAAAACCAACGAGTATAGTGGTTTTCAGGATTGAGCCTCCCCCTTCACAAAGAAATGAATTGAGACTGGCACCTGCATTCAACAGGGCACATTTGATTAGGTAAAGGGCCAGTAGGAACAGCTGAGTTATGTATTTAAACACACTCCTTCTCCCACCTTAAGATCTAAATGATTCAGAACCATCAAATTGGGCATTGTCGGCCTACGCAAACAGAGTAGCACAGTTCCCCtcatcctccctttccccctatTATTTCCTTTGCTTACTTGTTGCTTCTGGTCTTAAAATAggttgaaagctctttggggaagcCACAGTTTGTACCATGCATCTGATTGTGCTGATGAGGCTCTGATTCCAGATTGAAGCCTTTGAGGGCTATTGAAATTAATTGGCCCATAAGATTCTCCTGTGAATTGTTTCCTTCTTCCCACAgatcctctggactttctccatcTACCTGGAATCAGTGGCCATCCTTCCTCAGCTCTTCATGATCAGTAAGACAGGGGAGGCAGAGACCATCACGACCCACTACCTCTTCTTCCTGGGTCTCTATCGTGCACTCTACCTTGCCAACTGGATCTGGCGCTACCATGCAGAGAATTTCTATGACCAGATTGCCGTGGTTTCTGGGGTGGTGCAGACCATCTTCTACTGTGATTTCTTCTATCTCTACGTCACTAAAGGTAGGTAGGGAGCGGGACTGAGGGTGAAAGCAGgaagaaaacatacaaaacaatacaatacatacaaaacaatatttaaaatattatggttgcaaagtcaagcacccccaaaaaaaatcagaaatgccagaatgaagttCGCTTGTGCAACCTAATTCAACCCCCTTGTGCAAATTCATTGCAacagtctttaattacctgaGCACatgctctttccctccccccacgtcCAACGTAGGACCTCTCTCTGAGTCAGTGCAAAAGGAGGGATAGTGCTCATTGAAAGAGCAACTATTCACTATTTTGTTTGCTCCTCCTCACATAGTATGTGGCTCCAGGCCCTACTTACAGTACATCAGTGGTCGTTTTCATGCACAaagctttttgaatttaagtgcaacccaggatctacccttccccttccctgtgGCCCTACTGCTTTCCCAAATAACCCCTGCCCCgcccactccattcccccctccctctatcACTCGCTGTCCACCACCCTcagtcactttcactgggctggggagaggggttagggtgcaggctctgggatggggccaagaggttcggaatgtgggagggggctccaggctgagcctggagaAGGaggttggggtataggagggggtgaggggtgcaagctttgggaaggagtttgggtacaggagggcgctcaagcctggggcagagtgttggggtgcaggaagaggtgtggagtatgggctctgggagggggctcaggggtggggcagggaattgagGTGCGGGACAgcacttacctccagcagctcccagtcgACGGTGCAGTAGGGCTAaggccagctccctgcctgccctggccccacactgctcccagaagcagccagcatacCCCTGTGGCCACTGGGGAGGGGGCccatggctctgtgtgctgctcctgcccacaagcaccgcccctgcagcgcccactggctgcagttccccattcctggccaatgggagctgtgagggtggtgatttctgggagcagcatggggccagtgcaggcagggagcctaccttaccCCCACTGGACTTTTAGTGATCGACTGTCAGAGGCTCCAGAATCGACCAGTCGATCACGATcaactggttggtgaccactgctgtaCTTTGTCCAAAGCCTGCTCTGCATATGCAATTAATGTCCTCATGGACTTTTCTATGATGTTCATTGCTGCAATATttaagtgcttcacaaacattatctTCAACTTCCCTATGAGGGGGGCAAGTATCTCCATTTCAaacatggggaaaatgaggcacagaaagattaaggccaaaattgtTACATGTCCACTAATGTTGGGTTCCTACACGGAGGTGCTTCTGGCCTGACTTTTCAAAGGACTCtgcatttttatagcatgttatgTTCAGAGCAGAGTTagcactggcttcagtggggttgTGAATGATGAATACTTTTGCAAAGCAGAACCAAAAGTCTCAAGCTGGGCTGATGAGAAACACAAGCAGTGGCCACCTGAAATGCAGTTTAAGTGGCCTGCCTGACATCATACAGGAactctggcagaggcagggatagaatccaaccATCCAGGTGTCATTTAACTGCCTAAACCagaagaccatcctttctcttgcTCATTTCTTGCCTGATTAATCCTGTACCTTCCAagttctgcaacaaatgaggcaggggtcctgcaaGCCCACAGCCTCCTTCACAACCCTGGTTCCTTCCCAGAGTAGGTCCATCCTGTGTACTGAGGCAGGGGCCCTGTGGAAAAAGAATACCTGTATGTGATCATGTGCACAAGGTGGGCAAATTAAAGTTGTATAGAGAACTAAATCAggtatttcttaacttttgagtgcttgactttgcaacctcaagGTTtcctaagttttttttttttttggggtgggggggaggagaagaattTATATGGAACCATGCTGACCTGTGCCATCTGCAAGGGAGAGACCTTTAAATCCACAGCAAATTCTGCCTCTTGTTGTTTTATGAGGtcaagccactagagggggatgagacacagtgccagtgagtttcacagatatttgttcAACAGCAGAGGAACGTTGAGACTCTCCAATggtgggttccattccaggctttgGAAGAGTATATTCAGTGGTTTCAGGCCCCTTTTTCACCATCCCCTCCTTCTGCCCGTTCCATTACAGCCTTTCTGTTCCCTACTGCAGTCTCCCCTGCCTTGATTCCTCCATCCTCTGTTTCAATCAGGCTGTTTCTTCTTCTCCACACTGTTCAGGTATCAGCAGAGGAAATACAAAAGcataaggccaggtctacactataaactgtCATGGATATAACTAtcactcagagctgtgaaaaatccacccctttGAGCAACGCAGTTATATGAACCTAACCCATGGCGTACACAGCACTATGTCGACAGGAGGGCTTttcctgtcgacatagctactgcctctcatggaggtggattaactacctTGGCGtacatcttcactgaagcactacagtaacacagctGCACTGTgacagcgttttaagtgtagacttgccctaagagAGAGTCTCCCATATCTCAGTGCAGAAACACCTCCCCACAACTTTTAATTGCAGGGAAGGTCCTGCTCAGCTCCTGGGGAATGCCCAGTAGACTGAATCTTCAGAGTGTTTAACTGTAAAACTCTTACCAAGTCTCTACAGAGCATATGCAAACAGATTTTCAGACAGACACTCAAACTCAGTCAAatgtgggtggattttcatggaAACAGCAAAAAGCACATCCCTTACACAAAGGCAACCAATGCTTTTGCCAATTTTCAAGTCCCTGCACCAAAACATGGAGACAGCAGAGATTCTCAATTAAATAGCTgcaaaaatttgttttaaattaaacatgggcaaaacaatgcacTTTCTCCAAATCTCTTCAGAAATATCTGAAGTGTTTTCACTGAAAACATTCCCAAAAGTCAGCCTAAGGCATGGGAACCTCCAGCTTGAATTAGTTTTGGAAACTTTTGAAAACAGGGTTTTTACAaaggaaagtgttaggcaaccttaaccaAGTGTCCAGCACCAGCTCTCCCTTTAATATATGCTATCACCACACTTGTACCTCGAGTGGAAGACAGCCAGCCACAATAATCCAGTTTCACTGTCCAACTCAAGAGATGGCAAACCCGAACTGATGCAGCACATTTAGACACAAGTTGTGAAATACTTGGTCCTTGTGTTCTTAGCAGACACACTTTTTGGTAGAGTTCAGGCTACAGTCCCAGGAGCACCACTCAGTGGTCCAAAGTGTGACCCCCTGACCACGTATTACGTGGTTTTACACTAATTGAGAGAAATTAAGGATTTTGTAATTTTGTCAGATGGCTATGAAAGAAGGAGATAAGGTTAATTTAGAATGACTCATTTTCATCAAGAGCATTCCTCCATTTCTAGGGCCCCCTGCCCATGTTGCAGCAGCTGTTTTCAACCAAGAACTGAATATGAATGACTCCCTCCTCTTCCCAAAGCTCCTCAGTTTTGCACACATTAATCCCACTAAGCCTGCACAATTCTTCAAGACCCTGAGGAAGGGTGACATCCAAGAACTTGGCAATAAAGGTTATATCCTCTGGTGGTGTTAGCATTTGGCACTAGACTCAGGACAAGGCATTTGGCTCTTGAAGATAAGCATGCTCTACAGCTGTCCTAGTGAATAACTAACAAGGTGATGTTAAGGATGCTCTACCTGCAATAGTCCTGTGAGGCTTAAAAGTAACTCTCTCCTTGGCACACCTCTGCCACCAATAATCTCTTGGTGACGCCCATTCTAATTAGTTGTGAGCTGTTAACCTTGCAGATGACAATGTTATGCTTTAGAGAGCAGGCACAGGGACTTTACTGGGAAACGGTGAATTTCCTCAAATTTCATTCATTATGCTTTCTTCCTCTCCTTGCACAGTCCTGAAGGGAAAGAAGCTAAGTCTCCCAATGCCAGTCTGAAAACAGCACCACACAACACAAGAAGTTCCTGCAGATGCAGTTCCAAGGTCACAGCTTTCTTCTTCTGCCTCATCGACAAAAATGGCTCAGCTAAGAATCTCAACTCAGCGCCAGTAATATAGTGAGGCTTGGATGGCTGATAAGCTCTTGATCTGCTTAGGGCTTTTCCTTAAAATGTCTGCTAGTGTTTTTGCTTAAGTGAATTTTGTACTGGTGAATGGTTTTGGCTAGCGACTGAAGTCCTCTATCCtcatagttttcagagtaacagccgtgttagtctgtattcgcaaaaagaaaaggagtatttgtggcaccttagagactaaccaatttatttgagcataagctttcgtgagctacagctcacttcatcggatgtagtgcatccgatgaagtgactgtagctcacgaaagcttatgctcaaattaattggttagtctctaaggtgccacaaatactccttttctttatcctcaTAGTAGATCCATAAGTGCAAGCTttattctctctcctctcttttcctccccccagccacTTCCAAAATCTGCCTCAAACCTGACCCTTTAAGGGATCACCTCAAGGAGTGAAAGTTTGTTTTCCACAGCTATTTTTCAGTCTTTCCAAGACTGCCAGCTGTAAAACAGTTGCTCAGTTCTTAGCAAACAGGTACCCAAAACACCAAAAAACCACCAGTCGATTTCATACTGGGAAACCAGGGGCAGACAGACCACTTGCAATTACTGCGATTTGGTTGCAGTGCTCTTGCAGCCATGTGATTATTGACACTTAAGCCACTATGAACTGGCAATCAAGAGGTGCAAGTGCCCATATCCCAGTCTATCCAGGCCCTGTAATATTTTTAAGGGAACATCCTTCCATTAAAACGGCAAGGATTACATCTGAAGATCTTTCAATATTGTAAATATTCAAACATTCTGCTCTAATCAACCCCTTTCGATCACAATCCCTGATGTTCTACAGATAGCgagcatttttattaaaatatatttggttGCTGACAGACATGACTATTCCCTGGATTATTTTTGTTATATAAAAGAGAGGTAAGTGGCGAATGGGGGTAAAACCATTTATGGTCTAGAAACAAAAATAAGTGCTCATATTTTATTGACAGTGTTTTTATTTATACCTACAAAAGAAAACAAGATGGTATCAAAAGGACAATTTACAAACTAAGAATAGTAACATAGCTCTTAGCATCCTGTCTGAACATCACAAATTTATGAATCTCTCAATTCAAGTCTTCGTTAATACAACAGGAATGTGTCCAGAGACCAGCAAAGGTGTGAAACAGAGCACTGATCCCCCACAAAAGCCACTAACCCTTCAGTTGAGAGAAATCCACACAGTACTGTTGTTTCAGGAAGTGGGAAGGGAGGAGATGCCAGACTCATTTGACACTCCCACAAACACTTACAGATTGAGAACAATGCAAACATTAATAGATGTTAACACTGTATCAACAAGGGCTCTTTAGCTGGTATATGGAACAGAACAGCAAGCACCAGGTGAGACAGGGGGCAGGCACATGCTACTGTGCATTCAACAATCAAGTTAACATTCAAGTTGGGCATGAGAGAGACTGGACTGCAGCTGACAAAGTTACAATAAAGAATTGCAAGACCTCAGGATAGCTGTTTTACATCTACCCAAGTCCCTGAAGGAAAAGGTGAAAGCTACAGCACACCACAAGGCAGTTTTGGCTTTCCAGAGACCCTTTTTAAAGCCAGCTAGGCAGCGTGTCCCATCCCATGCCCTTCCACGCCCACAGAAACTCACAAATGAAGAATAGCTCCACGCTTGCTTGTGGGGGAGATAAAAGACAACAGATCAGTCAGTGCTGGGACAGTAAGAGTTCATTTGTGGCCATCATTTAAACACACAAGCACAAACATTTCTTGCCAAAGTActagttaattttttaaaatagcctcaACGTAAGAAAGATGGGGGTGTTAAGGGAGTTAGCTGTCCCCCTGACATTGTGCTGATAACCTACCTGTATGCTGTACACAAACCATATATTCATCCCACCCCTCATACTATGTCCTAAGGGGAagatgtcttaaaaaaaaaaagctttttttaagcAAGCCCTCTCTCCCGCAGCCATCAAATGTTCTGCTCTCCTACAGAAGGTTTGGGCTGCCTTTCAGAAGGGTTGAGATGCCTTGTTTGTGACTACTACAGACTCCCGcaatagaaaataaaatcacaacaAACTCTTGTAACGCAAGGATTATGCCTTGCAACATCGGTATATGGCTCTGATTTCCTGCCAAGTTAACCGAATACAAGAGCAGCCAACTCTCACTATGATCTACTGCCCCAGAACCGTCTCCTCATGGCAATCACAAAGTAGACACACTTTACTATTTAAAGGGGAACACCCCCACACCTACCTTAGCCTGTAGAATAAACAAGATTGAATTAAAATGTTTACTAAATTTCCACTTTTTTCTAACATTTCCTAGAATGCTACCTACCTGCAAGGGCTGAGCTCAAAAGGGACTGCCGGGGCAGTGGAAATGCCAGGGAAAGCACTAGGCAGTCCAGCGTATGAAGGAAAAGCAGCTTCAGAATCATGACACTAACCAGCTCTCTCCTCACCTCATGAAGAGGGGTTTCCAGTtgcgcctccccccaccccactaatCCCAATAAGTTTTAAATGGGAAAACTTTGCTACATTTCACTCAGCACAGCGGCATTCTGAACACTCCCCATGACCAGGTGCTTTGCTCACTAAGAATATACACAAACAGTACTGAACATCATCTTAATTCTGGTCAGTGTTTCTGTGCCTTCTACTGAATAGTTATCTTGATGATCCCAGCAATGGAAATTTGAgggcagaagctgatttaagaaGTCAGTAACCAGCTTCCATCCATCTGCAGATTCCATCCATTCCTGCAATTTAACAATCATTGGGAAAGTACTTCAATGGTAAATATTTCAAATAGATGTTACATTTTAACAGAAGTTCTTACAGTGATTAGATCTGGGGTTTGAGACACCAAATGAAAACAGGTTTCTGGTCTCTGACACTGGGGCTTTATTCCCCTTCTCCTTACCACAGATCATAGAACTTACTTCAGAAGGAAGCTGCTGCAATCAGGAGCTACAAAAATGCCAACCAGAACAGTTTTACACTATCTGTGGGGCAACACTCAGAATGCCTCCAAACTGAGCCAAACAAGCAAGAGTTTTCCTTAGAAGTTTACTTATGCCAGAGTACAAGCATCAAtattcagttatttaaaaaaaaaaatctcaaatctAGAAAACAAATGAACACTGCTCCCTTGGATTTATTATGTTAAAGGAAGCGTGCCTTGAATCCCCAGAATTCCCCACCTCTCAATACCTCCCGAAATTAAGTTAGCATGTTATAGTACAGAGGCCTCCCCGGCTCTGCAGTAAGTTTTCACACACAAACCTCAGACACCAAAAAGATTGGGCTGGGACTTATCTGCTTTATATCTATTTTCttttaagagaaaataaaaagtcgTTCCAATTTCCTCAACatgcaagacaaaaaaaaaaaaaaaaccaacaacaacccctcccccccaaaaatt
The Eretmochelys imbricata isolate rEreImb1 chromosome 1, rEreImb1.hap1, whole genome shotgun sequence DNA segment above includes these coding regions:
- the KDELR3 gene encoding ER lumen protein-retaining receptor 3, with protein sequence MNIFRILGDVSHLLAMIILLVKIWRSKSCAGISGKSQILFTLVFTTRYLDLFTTFISVYNTVMKVIFLVCAYITVYMIYVKFQKTFDREHDSFRLEFLLVPVTGLSFLENHSFTPLEILWTFSIYLESVAILPQLFMISKTGEAETITTHYLFFLGLYRALYLANWIWRYHAENFYDQIAVVSGVVQTIFYCDFFYLYVTKVLKGKKLSLPMPV